Proteins encoded in a region of the Paenibacillus sp. W2I17 genome:
- a CDS encoding Gfo/Idh/MocA family protein, whose protein sequence is MAKDGMFYAPKSVTKEVVCVPGEFTIAAVALDHGHIYGMVGGLLEAGATLKWVYDPDPAKVAAFQKQFPQAQVAGSEAEVLADDEVLLVASAAITSDRAPLGMRVLAAGKDYFTDKAPFTTLEQLKLAREEVKRTGKKYMVYYSERLHVESAIYAGQLIEQGAIGKVVQVMGTGPHRLNAGGRPDWFFKHEQYGGILCDIGSHQIEQFLTFASCTDAEVGFSRVHNFNHPQFPELEDFGEASLIGDNGASGYFRVDWFTPDGLGTWGDGRTVILGTDGYIELRKYIDIAREPQGDQVYLVNHEGEYRYNVKGKVGYPFFGQLIRDCLDRTETAMTQEHAFKAAELCLIAQHKAMSERVVWSSGAK, encoded by the coding sequence ATGGCTAAAGATGGAATGTTCTATGCACCAAAAAGTGTCACAAAAGAGGTCGTATGTGTTCCGGGTGAGTTCACTATTGCTGCTGTTGCGCTGGATCATGGACACATCTACGGCATGGTTGGGGGATTGTTGGAGGCTGGAGCTACCCTCAAGTGGGTGTATGATCCAGACCCGGCGAAGGTAGCGGCATTTCAGAAGCAGTTCCCACAGGCTCAAGTCGCTGGATCTGAAGCAGAGGTGCTTGCAGATGATGAGGTGTTATTGGTGGCAAGTGCAGCGATCACTTCAGATCGTGCACCGCTTGGCATGAGAGTTCTGGCCGCAGGCAAGGACTATTTTACAGACAAAGCACCGTTTACCACGCTGGAGCAATTAAAGCTTGCACGAGAAGAAGTGAAGCGAACGGGCAAAAAGTACATGGTGTATTACAGTGAACGACTGCATGTAGAAAGTGCGATCTATGCGGGACAGCTCATTGAACAAGGGGCAATCGGCAAAGTAGTGCAAGTTATGGGTACAGGCCCGCATCGCCTGAATGCTGGAGGAAGACCCGACTGGTTCTTCAAGCATGAGCAGTATGGCGGCATTCTATGTGATATCGGGAGTCACCAGATCGAACAATTTCTGACGTTTGCATCATGTACAGACGCTGAGGTAGGGTTCAGTCGTGTGCATAACTTCAATCACCCACAGTTCCCGGAATTGGAAGACTTCGGCGAAGCTTCTCTAATTGGTGATAATGGAGCCTCCGGTTACTTCCGAGTGGACTGGTTCACACCGGATGGTCTGGGCACATGGGGCGATGGGCGTACAGTTATTCTGGGAACGGACGGTTATATCGAGCTGCGGAAGTATATCGACATCGCAAGGGAACCTCAGGGGGATCAGGTGTACCTGGTCAATCATGAAGGAGAGTACCGCTACAATGTAAAAGGCAAGGTCGGGTACCCGTTCTTCGGTCAGCTCATTCGCGATTGTCTGGATCGCACCGAGACAGCGATGACACAAGAGCATGCGTTCAAAGCGGCAGAACTCTGTCTGATTGCACAGCATAAAGCGATGAGCGAGCGCGTGGTGTGGAGTAGCGGAGCGAAGTAA